CGCAGCGGCCGCCCACGTATTTTTTCTTGTCTTTGAGTTTGGCCAGCAGTTCGATGTCCGGGTCGTCCCATATCTGGGAGAAGGGGCGCTGAAGGACGTTGCCGAAGGTGTGGTTGCGCCAGAACTGGTCGGCGTGCACCGCACCGTCCCAGGAGATGCAGCCGATGCCGCGTCCGGAGTTGTTGCCTTCGTTGAAGGAGAGCAGGGTTTTGACTTCTTCGGCCCGGGCCGGGTCTTCGCGCAGCAGGCGTTGCAGGACGTAGGGGCCGTCGGCGTGGTTGTCCACGGTAAGGACTTCCTTGGGCAGTCCGGCGTCGAAAAGGGCGCGGGTGCGGTCCATGATGAGGTCCACGGCGGCGCGAGTTTCGGCGTGGTCCAGATCTTCCTTGATGAGTTCCGAACCGCGCCCGGAGTAGACCAGGTGGTAAAAACAGATGCGCGGCACGTTGAGGTCGCGCACGAGGTCGAACAGGACGGGAATTTCGACGGCGTTGCGCTTGTTGATGGTGAAGCGCAGGCCGACCTTGAGGCCCTCGTTCTGACAGTTTTCGATGCCGCGCAGGGCCTTTTTGAAGGCCCCGGACACGCCCCGGAAGCGGTCGTGGATCTCTTCGCCGCCGTCAAGCGAGATGCCCACGTAGGACAGGCCGACGCTTTTGAGCTCCTTGGCCTTTTCGGGGGTGATGAGGGTGCCGTTGGTGGAGATGACGGCGCGCATGCCTTTGGAGACGGCGTGGTGGGCCAATTCCACCAAGTCCTTGCGCACCAGCGGTTCGCCGCCGGAAAAGAGCATGACCGGCGCGCCGTAGGCGGCCAGGTCGTCGATGATGGCCTTGCCCTGTTCGGTGTTGATCTCGTCTTTTCCGTGTTCGTCCAGGGCCTTGGCGTAGCAGTGAACGCATTTGAGGTTGCACCGGCGGGTCATGTTCCAGACCACGACGGGTTTTTTATCCTTGGAAAATTGGAGCAGATGGGAGGGAAGCTTTCCCGAATGGCGTCCGTAACGCAGGGCGTCCGAGGCCTCGACCCCGCCGCAGTAGAGTTTGGAGATTCCGATCATGGGGCATCCTTTGCGAGTGATGTGGGAGGCCGTGTTACACCATTTCCCGGCGGCGCGGTAGGGGAAAAGGCAGGGGGAACCCGGCCGGATTCAGCCCGGGGCGTTGCCCGACTGGCGCAGGAAGGCCTCGAAATCCGGGGCCGGAAGGGGGCGGCTGACAAGATATCCCTGACATTCGTCGCAGCGCAGGCCCAAAAGAAAATTGAACTGTTCCTGGGTCTCCACGCCCTCGGCCACCACAGCCAGATCAAGCCCCCGGCACATGGAGATGATGGTGGTGGTGATGGCGAGGTCGCTGGGGTCGCGGGGGATGTCCCGGATGAAGGAGCGGTCGATCTTGATGGCCGCAAGCGGCATCTTTTTCAAATAATACAGCGAGGAATAACCGGTCCCGAAGTCGTCGATGGAGGCCGAGACCCCCATTTCGGCCAACTGGGCGAGCATGTTCGCGGCCGTGGCGATGTTTTGCATGAGCACGGTTTCCGTGACCTCAACCTCCAGGCAGGCGGGGGGAAGGCCAGTCGCCCCGAGGACGCGGTCCACCAGTTCGGGGAGGTTGGTGTCGGAGAACTGCCGAGCCGAGAGATTGACCGAGACCTTCAGCGAAAGGCCCATGGCGGCATTGATGGCTGCGGTGCGGGCGCAGGCCGTCTCCAGGACGAATTCCCCGAGCGGCACGATAAGGCCCGTCTCCTCGGCCAGGGGAATGAACTCCATGGGCGGCACCAGCATTCCCGGCTCGCGCCGCCAGCGCACCAGGGCCTCCATGCCCACGGTGCGCATGTTCACGAAGGACAGCCGGGGCTGGTAGTGCACCAGAAACTCGCCGCGATCCAGGGCCCGGCGCAGCCCGGCCTCCAGGTTAAGGCGGCGGGTGACGGCCTCGTTCATCTGGGGAGTAAAGAGCTGGTAGGCGTTTTTGCCCTGCGCCTTGGCCCGGTACATGGCCAGGTCGGCGTTTTTGATGAGCGCGTCCTGGGTACGGCCATCCTCGGGGAAGATGCTGATGCCCACGCTGGCCGTAAGCACCAGTTCGCGCCCGTCCACGGGGAAAGGGCGGCGAAAGCTGTCGAGGATGCGCTCGGCCACGAGCACGGCGTCGCGCTCGTCGGCAATCTCACCCAGCATGACCAGGAACTCGTCGCCGCCGGGCCGGGCCACGGTATCCTCGGGCCGCAGCATGCTGCTGATGCGTACGGCGGCAGCCTTGAGCAGTTCGTCGCCCATGGCGTGGCCCAGGGTGTCGTTGATGTTTTTGAAGTTGTCCAGGTCGAAGCAGATGACCCCGAGCTTGTGTCCGGCCCGGGTGGCGTGGGAGATGGCTTTTTCCAGAAGATCGGACAAAAGGAGCCGGTTGGGAAGGTTGGTCAGGGCGTCATGGGAGGCCTGATGGAGGATCTTGTCCTCCTTGCGTTTCATCTCGCTGATGTCGTGGAACACGGCCACATAATGGGTGGTACGGCCGCGATCCTTGATGGCGCTGATGGACAGCCATTCGGGATAGGCCTCGCCGCTTTTGCGGCGGTTCCATATCTCGCCGGACCATTGGCCTTTCTTGATGATCTCGGCCCACATGGCCTTGTAGAACCCGGAGGGATGGCGGTCGGACTTGAGAATGCGGGGATTTTGGCCCAGGGCCTCGGCGGCCGTGTAGCCGGTGACGAGCGTGAACGCCGGGTTTACTGAGACGATGTCCCCGCGATGGTCGGTGACGGTGATGCCCTCCAGGGCGTTGTCGAAGACCTTTTCGAAGAGTTTGAGGCGCTGCTCGGCCAGCCTGCGGTCGGTCACGTCCCGGGCGAAGGCGGCCACGAACTCCTCGCCCCCCACATTCTGGAAGTTGGCCGAGACCTCCACCGGAAACGTGCGTCCGTCCCGGGCGACGTGGACGACATCGTAAAGGGCGCTTTTCTCGACCTGCAACTGTTCCCAGCGCGCCTCCCACAGGGCCGGGGTGAGCAGCCGGTCCACCTGGAAGACGGTCATCAGCAACAGTTCGGCCCGTGACCATCCCAGCATCCGGCAGGCGGTGGCGTTGACGTAGGCGAAACAGCCCCGCTTATCGATCCAGTAGACGGGCTCGGCGGCCTGATCCACGGAAAAGTGCAGAAAGCGGGTGAACTGCTCGTCCGTAAGCCGCAAGACGCAATCGTGGCTTTGCCTCTCGTCGTCCATGACGTCATCTCATACTTCGCGGCGCGACGATGGGCGCGGTTTCGCCGGAAAGCCCGAAACCGTCGGCGCAGTTGATTACTCTTTTATTGGACGCCGTTTTGCCGCTCCCGGGAAGGGGGGATACGGCCGGGACGCCCGGAAAAACCATCCCTGCCCGCCACATGGCGGGCCATGTGCATTCTGCACTTTTCCCAGCGGCCGCGTCCAGAATTATTCAACGCAAAGCCACCCTGCCAGGCTACTGGACTGGGGGCGGCGCAGCGGGATTGGGGGCAGCCGGGGGCGGGGGCTTGTGCCCGTAGTTCCAGTTGACCACCGAGCCCCCCATGTCCGCCGCCAGGACCGTGGTCACGGCGTAGATGGGGTCTTCGGGCATGCGGTTTTGCTTGGCGAAGAAGATGTAGTCCCGGGTCTGGCCGGTCTCGATGCGCCCGCCGTGGGCCATGGACCACAACCGCTCCCCGGTGGCCACGTCAAAAATTTCCAGGGCCAGGGAGACGGAGGTGTCGCCGCGCGTGCCGCCGGACATGATGTAGGTCACCGACCCGGTGACCAGGAGATTCACGCCCCGCTTGCGGGCCAGGGCCACGGCCTGGGCCGTGCTCATCGGAATCTGGCTTTGCTCGTAGAGAAACTTGGGGAACACCCGGTCGCGGGTCCAGGTCTGCCAGACGTACTTGGTGACCTGATCCCCCAAAAGCTTCATGTAGGCGATGTTCTGGGTCACCTGGAAAGGCACGATCATGGCCGTCATGGGGGCGCCGGGCGAGGCCAGGGGCTCCACGTAGATGTCGGGGTTGTTGCGCTTGACCCAGGCGTCCACGCTGACGATGGACAGGCTGGTCAGGCGGGGTTCCGTGGAGCACGAAACCAGAAACAGGGCGAATGACAAAAAAATGACGGCAAGGCCTGCCCCGGGCCTGGAGTCAAGGGGAGTGGCGGACATAAAACCCCCGGGCGTTGTGGCCGCTTTCGACGCCTTACTGCCGCATGGTGGTGGGCACGGGGGCGTCGGAGACCGTTTTGAGCAACTGATCCCTGGACGTCAGCAGGCTTTCGCGCA
Above is a genomic segment from Desulfolutivibrio sulfodismutans DSM 3696 containing:
- the ahbC gene encoding 12,18-didecarboxysiroheme deacetylase, giving the protein MIGISKLYCGGVEASDALRYGRHSGKLPSHLLQFSKDKKPVVVWNMTRRCNLKCVHCYAKALDEHGKDEINTEQGKAIIDDLAAYGAPVMLFSGGEPLVRKDLVELAHHAVSKGMRAVISTNGTLITPEKAKELKSVGLSYVGISLDGGEEIHDRFRGVSGAFKKALRGIENCQNEGLKVGLRFTINKRNAVEIPVLFDLVRDLNVPRICFYHLVYSGRGSELIKEDLDHAETRAAVDLIMDRTRALFDAGLPKEVLTVDNHADGPYVLQRLLREDPARAEEVKTLLSFNEGNNSGRGIGCISWDGAVHADQFWRNHTFGNVLQRPFSQIWDDPDIELLAKLKDKKKYVGGRCATCKYLDICGGNFRARAEAYYDDIWAEDPACYLTDDEIRP
- a CDS encoding sensor domain-containing protein; translated protein: MDDERQSHDCVLRLTDEQFTRFLHFSVDQAAEPVYWIDKRGCFAYVNATACRMLGWSRAELLLMTVFQVDRLLTPALWEARWEQLQVEKSALYDVVHVARDGRTFPVEVSANFQNVGGEEFVAAFARDVTDRRLAEQRLKLFEKVFDNALEGITVTDHRGDIVSVNPAFTLVTGYTAAEALGQNPRILKSDRHPSGFYKAMWAEIIKKGQWSGEIWNRRKSGEAYPEWLSISAIKDRGRTTHYVAVFHDISEMKRKEDKILHQASHDALTNLPNRLLLSDLLEKAISHATRAGHKLGVICFDLDNFKNINDTLGHAMGDELLKAAAVRISSMLRPEDTVARPGGDEFLVMLGEIADERDAVLVAERILDSFRRPFPVDGRELVLTASVGISIFPEDGRTQDALIKNADLAMYRAKAQGKNAYQLFTPQMNEAVTRRLNLEAGLRRALDRGEFLVHYQPRLSFVNMRTVGMEALVRWRREPGMLVPPMEFIPLAEETGLIVPLGEFVLETACARTAAINAAMGLSLKVSVNLSARQFSDTNLPELVDRVLGATGLPPACLEVEVTETVLMQNIATAANMLAQLAEMGVSASIDDFGTGYSSLYYLKKMPLAAIKIDRSFIRDIPRDPSDLAITTTIISMCRGLDLAVVAEGVETQEQFNFLLGLRCDECQGYLVSRPLPAPDFEAFLRQSGNAPG